From the genome of Arvicola amphibius chromosome 9, mArvAmp1.2, whole genome shotgun sequence, one region includes:
- the LOC119822417 gene encoding sulfotransferase 1C2-like isoform X2, producing the protein MALTPELRTQAKWKEIAGIPLGAATVDNWNQIQAFRAKPDDLLICTYPKSGTTWIQEIVDMIEQNGDVEKCQRDVIEHRHPFIEWARPPQPLGVDKANEMPSPRILKTHLSTQLLPPSFWTSNCKFLYVARNAKDCMVSYYHFYRMNQVLPDPGTWDEYFETFISGKVYWGSWFDHVRGWWEIRDRYQILFLFYEDMKRDPKREIQKVMQFMGKNLDEAVLDRIVQETSFERMKENPMTNRSTVPKSLLDQSISPFMRKGTVGDWKNHFTVAQNEKFDEIYRQKMKGTSINFCMEL; encoded by the exons ATGGCCTTGACCCCAGAATTGAGGACACAAGCAAAATGGAAAGAGATAGCAGGGATCCCCCTGGGAGCTGCGACTGTGGACAACTGGAACCAGATTCAGGCCTTCAGGGCCAAGCCAGATGACCTCCTCATTTGTACTTATCCTAAATCAG GGACAACATGGATTCAAGAGATCGTGGACATGATTGAGCAGAACGGGGATGTAGAGAAGTGTCAGCGAGACGTCATTGAACATCGGCACCCTTTTATTGAGTGGGCACGGCCACCCCAGCCATTAG GTGTGGATAAAGCCAATGAGATGCCATCCCCAAGGATACTAAAGACCCATCTTTCCACTCAGCTGCTGCCACCGTCTTTCTGGACAAGTAACTGTAAG TTCCTTTATGTGGCTCGGAACGCCAAAGACTGCATGGTTTCCTACTACCACTTCTACAGGATGAACCAGGTGCTCCCAGATCCAGGCACCTGGGACGAGTATTTTGAAACCTTCATCAGTGGGAAAG tttattgGGGATCCTGGTTTGACCATGTAAGAGGATGGTGGGAAATTCGAGATAGATACCagattctcttcctcttctatgaAGATATGAAGAGG GACCCAAAGCGTGAAATCCAGAAAGTCATGCAGTTCATGGGAAAGAACTTGGATGAAGCTGTGCTGGATAGAATCGTCCAGGAGACATCATttgagagaatgaaagagaaccCTATGACAAATCGTTCAACGGTTCCCAAATCTCTCCTGGACCAGTCCATTTCCCCTTTCATGAGAAAAG GAACTGTGGGGGATTGGAAGAACCACTTCACTGTGGCCCAGAATGAGAAGTTTGATGAAATCTACAGACAGAAGATGAAGGGAACGTCTATAAACTTCTGCATGGAACTCTGA
- the LOC119822417 gene encoding sulfotransferase 1C2-like isoform X1, producing the protein MALTPELRTQAKWKEIAGIPLGAATVDNWNQIQAFRAKPDDLLICTYPKSGTTWIQEIVDMIEQNGDVEKCQRDVIEHRHPFIEWARPPHPDYPGTHYVDQAGLELTEVSNEMPSPRILKTHLSTQLLPPSFWTSNCKFLYVARNAKDCMVSYYHFYRMNQVLPDPGTWDEYFETFISGKVYWGSWFDHVRGWWEIRDRYQILFLFYEDMKRDPKREIQKVMQFMGKNLDEAVLDRIVQETSFERMKENPMTNRSTVPKSLLDQSISPFMRKGTVGDWKNHFTVAQNEKFDEIYRQKMKGTSINFCMEL; encoded by the exons ATGGCCTTGACCCCAGAATTGAGGACACAAGCAAAATGGAAAGAGATAGCAGGGATCCCCCTGGGAGCTGCGACTGTGGACAACTGGAACCAGATTCAGGCCTTCAGGGCCAAGCCAGATGACCTCCTCATTTGTACTTATCCTAAATCAG GGACAACATGGATTCAAGAGATCGTGGACATGATTGAGCAGAACGGGGATGTAGAGAAGTGTCAGCGAGACGTCATTGAACATCGGCACCCTTTTATTGAGTGGGCACGGCCACCCCA tcctgactatcctggaactcactatgtagaccaggctggcctcgaactcacagaggtct CCAATGAGATGCCATCCCCAAGGATACTAAAGACCCATCTTTCCACTCAGCTGCTGCCACCGTCTTTCTGGACAAGTAACTGTAAG TTCCTTTATGTGGCTCGGAACGCCAAAGACTGCATGGTTTCCTACTACCACTTCTACAGGATGAACCAGGTGCTCCCAGATCCAGGCACCTGGGACGAGTATTTTGAAACCTTCATCAGTGGGAAAG tttattgGGGATCCTGGTTTGACCATGTAAGAGGATGGTGGGAAATTCGAGATAGATACCagattctcttcctcttctatgaAGATATGAAGAGG GACCCAAAGCGTGAAATCCAGAAAGTCATGCAGTTCATGGGAAAGAACTTGGATGAAGCTGTGCTGGATAGAATCGTCCAGGAGACATCATttgagagaatgaaagagaaccCTATGACAAATCGTTCAACGGTTCCCAAATCTCTCCTGGACCAGTCCATTTCCCCTTTCATGAGAAAAG GAACTGTGGGGGATTGGAAGAACCACTTCACTGTGGCCCAGAATGAGAAGTTTGATGAAATCTACAGACAGAAGATGAAGGGAACGTCTATAAACTTCTGCATGGAACTCTGA